A single window of Pogoniulus pusillus isolate bPogPus1 chromosome 11, bPogPus1.pri, whole genome shotgun sequence DNA harbors:
- the NUP85 gene encoding nuclear pore complex protein Nup85: MEELDVEPPLMVVPGADPSARQLCFAWGPAEVLVCETLFGRKGSGKGGPSSSNVFVVRKDQDIYIHTLRKLFNESHGIFIGLQRSEEEQAGKSSKAQLVQVSKNYRSVIRACMEDMHQAAISARDPALHGQYSTQVSILSAMELIWNLCEILFVEAAAAGPLLLRLLDWVRLHVCDVDNMVREVLSSENPSKHELFWNVVDIFVLQGRMDEARHLLSKEASADPTSLHMYRIMDDLMKKMPVPSLGNTQTLTEMELKWQHWHEECQRYLQNGTFASNSHMESICKILLGDEDAILEKKELMTTWYHFLVTRLLYSHPTVKPMELRFYAQSSMDLFLGGESSPEPLDTILMAAFEFEIHQVIKECSIALSNWWFVAHLTDLLDHCKLLQSHNLYFGSNMREFLLLEYASGLFSHHSLWQLGVDYFDHCPEYGRVYLELHIERIPLNTEQKALKVLRICEQRQMHEQVRSICKIMAMKALRNNRLGSALSWSIRAKDAAFATLISDRFLKDYCERGSFSDLDLIDNLGPSMLLSDRLTFLGKYREFHRLYGEKRFSEAARLLLMLMTAHIAPCTFWMTLLTDALPLLEQKEVVFSAEQTYELMRCLEDLTAGKSQQQKFQDDDVENTKVEMLRLALARNLARVIVKEGTLDGS, translated from the exons ATGGAGGAGCTGGACGTGGAGCCGCCGCTGATG GTGGTGCCAGGCGCCGACCCTTCGGCCAGACAGCTCTGCTTCGCGTGGGGCCCCGCGGAGGTGCTGGTGTGCGAGACACTCTTCGGCCGCAAAG GGTCCGGGAAGGGAGGGCCGAGCTCGTCCAACGTTTTCGTGGTGCGCAAGGATCAGGACATTTACATCCACACTCTGCGGAAACTCTTCAACGAGTCACACGGGATCTTCATCGGGCTTCAGCGGAGcgaggaggagcaggcagggaagtcGAGCAAGGCGCA ATTGGTTCAAGTGAGTAAAAACTACCGATCGGTGATAAGAGCCTGTATGGAGGACATGCACCAGGCAGCCA TTTCAGCCCGGGACCCTGCCCTGCACGGCCAATATAGCACTCAG GTTTCTattctctctgcaatggagttGATCTGGAACCTGTGTGAGATTCTGTTTGttgaagcagctgcag CTGGTCCTCTTCTGCTTCGCCTCCTTGACTGGGTTCGACTTCACGTCTGTGATGTGGACAACATGGTCCGTGAGGTTCTGAGCAGTGAAAATCCATCCAAGCACGAGCTCTTCTGGAACGTG GTGGATATCTTTGTCCTGCAAGGCCGAATGGATGAGGCACGGCACCTGCTCTCCAAGGAAGCCAGTGCTGATCCCACCTCACTGCACATGTACAGAATCATGGATGACTTAATGAAGAAGATGCCTGTACCCAGT CTTGGCAACACCCAAACACTGACTGAGATGGAGCTGAAGTGGCAGCACTGGCACGAGGAATGTCAGCGTTATCTACAGAATGGAACTTTTGCTTCCAATTCCCACATGGAATCCATCTGTAAG ATCCTGCTGGGAGATGAGGATGCCATACTGGAGAAGAAGGAGCTCATGACTACTTGGTACCACTTCCTGGTTACACGACTCCTCTATTCCCACCCCACTGTGAAGCCCATGGAGCTGCGGTTTTATGCACAG TCTAGTATGGACCTGTTCCTGGGtggagaaagcagccctgagcctctAGACACGATTTTAATGGCAGCCTTTGAATTTGAGATCCACCAAGTAATCAAGGAATGCAG CATTGCCCTGAGCAACTGGTGGTTTGTGGCTCATCTGACTGACCTGCTGGATCACTGTAAACTCCTGCAGTCTCACAATCTCTA TTTTGGTTCAAACATGCGCGAATTCCTTCTGCTGGAGTATGCCTCAGGACTCTTCTCCCATCACAG CTTGTGGCAGCTGGGGGTAGATTACTTTGACCACTGCCCAGAGTATGGCAGAGTGTATCTGGAGCTTCACATTGAACGGATCCCTCTTAACACAGAGCAGAAGGCCCTTAAAGTGCTGAGGATCTGTGAGCAGAGGCAGATGCATGAGCAAG TCCGCAGCATCTGTAAAATCATGGCCATGAAGGCTCTGCGGAACAACCGCCTGGGCTCTGCCCTGTCCTGGAGCATCAGAGCCAAGGATGCAGCTTTTGCCACACTGATATCTGATCG ATTCCTGAAGGACTATTGTGAAAGGGGCAGCTTCTCTGACTTGGACCTCATTGATAATTTGGGACCATCCATGCTGCTTAGTGACCGCTTAACATTCCttg GCAAGTACCGAGAGTTCCACCGGCTGTACGGGGAGAAGCGCTTCTCtgaagctgccaggctgcttctgATGCTGATGACTGCTCACATTGCGCCTTGCACCTTCTGGATGACCCTGCTGACAGATGCCcttcccctgctggagcagaaagaG GTCGtgttctcagcagagcagacttaCGAGCTGATGCGGTGCCTGGAAGACCTGACAGCAGGGAAGTCTCAGCAGCAGAAATTCCAG GATGATGACGTTGAGAACACCAAAGTGGAGATGCTGAGACTTGCTCTTGCACGAAATCTTGCACGAGTCATTGTCAAAGAAGGCACATTGGATGGATCCTGA